In Rhizobium sp. ZPR4, a genomic segment contains:
- the hisF gene encoding imidazole glycerol phosphate synthase subunit HisF, which translates to MTLKARVIPCLDVKDGRVVKGVNFLNLVDAGDPVEAAKAYDAAGADELCFLDITASSDNRDTIFDVVARTAEQCFMPVTVGGGVRTIADIRKLLLCGADKVSINSAAVNNPDFVAEAADKFGNQCIVVSIDAKRRRTEALDGDNMSAWEIYTHGGRNATGIDAVDFARKMVERGAGELLVTSMDRDGTKVGYDLELTRAIADAVRVPVIASGGVGDLDDLVAGVKEGHATAVLAASIFHFGTYSVGEAKRYMAERGIPMRLD; encoded by the coding sequence ATGACCCTGAAAGCCCGCGTCATCCCCTGCCTCGACGTCAAGGACGGCCGCGTCGTCAAGGGCGTCAACTTTCTCAATCTCGTCGATGCCGGCGATCCGGTCGAGGCCGCCAAAGCCTATGACGCTGCCGGTGCAGACGAACTCTGCTTCCTCGACATCACCGCCTCCTCGGACAATCGCGACACCATCTTCGACGTGGTGGCCCGCACGGCGGAACAATGCTTCATGCCCGTTACCGTCGGCGGCGGCGTGCGCACCATCGCCGACATCCGCAAGCTGCTGCTTTGTGGCGCCGACAAGGTTTCGATCAATTCGGCGGCGGTCAACAATCCGGATTTCGTTGCCGAAGCGGCCGACAAGTTCGGCAACCAGTGCATCGTCGTTTCGATCGACGCCAAGCGCCGCCGGACCGAGGCGCTCGATGGCGACAATATGAGCGCCTGGGAGATCTACACCCACGGCGGCCGCAACGCGACCGGCATCGATGCCGTCGATTTTGCCCGCAAGATGGTCGAGCGCGGCGCCGGCGAGCTGCTCGTCACCTCCATGGATCGCGACGGCACCAAGGTCGGCTACGATCTGGAGCTGACGCGGGCGATTGCCGATGCGGTGCGCGTGCCCGTCATCGCGTCGGGCGGCGTCGGCGATCTCGACGATCTCGTTGCTGGCGTCAAGGAGGGCCATGCGACGGCGGTGCTTGCCGCTTCGATCTTCCACTTCGGCACCTACTCAGTGGGCGAGGCAAAGCGCTACATGGCTGAGCGCGGCATTCCCATGCGGCTGGATTAG
- the hisA gene encoding 1-(5-phosphoribosyl)-5-[(5-phosphoribosylamino)methylideneamino]imidazole-4-carboxamide isomerase, whose product MILFPAIDLKDGQCVRLKLGDMEQATVYNPDPGAQAKAFEDQGFEWLHVVDLNGAFAGETVNGAAVDAILKATKNPVQLGGGIRTLEHMENWLSRGLARVILGTVAVRDPALVVEACRHFPGHIAVGIDAKGGKVAVEGWAEASELGVIELARKFEGAGVAAIIYTDIDRDGILTGINWDSTLELAEAVSIPVIASGGLASMDDIRRMTQPDARKLEGAISGRALYDGRIDPKEALALIKQAKEAVQ is encoded by the coding sequence TGATTCTCTTTCCCGCAATCGACCTCAAGGACGGGCAATGCGTGCGCCTCAAGCTCGGCGACATGGAGCAGGCGACCGTCTACAACCCCGATCCCGGCGCGCAGGCGAAAGCCTTTGAAGACCAGGGCTTCGAATGGCTGCATGTCGTCGATCTCAACGGCGCTTTCGCCGGCGAGACCGTGAACGGCGCTGCCGTCGACGCCATTCTCAAGGCAACCAAGAACCCGGTGCAGCTCGGCGGCGGTATCCGCACGCTCGAGCACATGGAAAACTGGCTGTCACGCGGCCTTGCCCGCGTCATCCTCGGCACGGTGGCGGTGCGCGATCCAGCGCTTGTCGTGGAAGCCTGCCGCCATTTCCCGGGTCATATCGCCGTCGGCATCGACGCCAAGGGTGGCAAGGTGGCGGTCGAAGGCTGGGCCGAAGCTTCCGAGCTTGGCGTCATCGAACTCGCCAGGAAATTCGAGGGCGCCGGCGTTGCGGCAATCATCTATACCGATATCGACCGCGACGGCATTCTGACAGGCATTAACTGGGACTCGACACTGGAGCTGGCCGAGGCCGTTTCCATTCCGGTCATCGCCTCCGGCGGGCTGGCCTCGATGGACGATATCCGTCGCATGACACAGCCGGATGCCCGCAAACTGGAAGGTGCGATTTCCGGCCGCGCGCTCTATGATGGCCGGATCGATCCGAAAGAGGCACTGGCCCTGATCAAGCAGGCCAAGGAGGCAGTGCAATGA